The DNA region CGCCGATTTCGAGGAGGAGCGCGATGAAATCGTGTCTCGCGCGCATCAGGCCGGCGTGAAGCAGATGGTGACGATCTCGACCCGGGTGCGGAAGCTCGAAAAGCTGCTCGCGATCACCGAGAAATATCCCTCGGTCTTCTGCTCCGTCGGCACGCATCCGAACAATGCGGATGAGGAGCTCGAGATCCAGACCGAAGATCTCGTGCGCCTCGCCAATGCCCATGAGAAGATCGTCGCGATCGGCGAGGCTGGGCTCGATTACTTCTACGACACCCAGAGGCCGGAGGATCAAAAGACCGGTTTTTTGCGCCACATCGCTGCCGCACGCGAAACGCAGTTGCCGCTGGTGATCCATAGCCGTAGCGCCGACGAGGACATGGCGGCGATCCTGACAGAGGAGACCGGGAAGGGGGCCTTCCCCTTCATTCTCCACTGCTTCTCGGCCGGCCCCGGGCTTGCCCGAACCGGCGTCGAACTCGGCGGCTACATTTCCTTCTCGGGCATCCTCACCTTTCCGAAATCCGAGGAGTTGCGGGCGATCGCCAAAACGGTTCCGCACGACCGGCTGCTGGTCGAAACCGACGCGCCTTACCTTGCGCCTAAGCGCTGGCGGGGCAAGCGCAACGAGCCGTCCTATGTGGTGAATACCGCCGAGATTCTGGCTGAAACGCTCGGCGTCAGCCACGCCGAGATGGCGCGGATCACCACCGAGAACGCTTTCCGGCTCTTCTCGAAGATGCCGAAGGTCTAGCCGCGTGCGTTACCGGCGGCGCTTCACCATTCTCGGCTGCGCGTCGTCGCCCGGCGTGCCGCGCATCACCGGCGATTGGGGCGCCTGCGATCCGGCCAACCCGAAGAACCGCCGCACGCGCGCAGCCTTCATGGTACAGCAATACGATGACAACGGCGGGGTCACGACCGTCGTCATCGATACCGGATCGGACTTTCGC from Rhizobium sullae includes:
- a CDS encoding TatD family hydrolase; this encodes MLIDTHCHLDFADFEEERDEIVSRAHQAGVKQMVTISTRVRKLEKLLAITEKYPSVFCSVGTHPNNADEELEIQTEDLVRLANAHEKIVAIGEAGLDYFYDTQRPEDQKTGFLRHIAAARETQLPLVIHSRSADEDMAAILTEETGKGAFPFILHCFSAGPGLARTGVELGGYISFSGILTFPKSEELRAIAKTVPHDRLLVETDAPYLAPKRWRGKRNEPSYVVNTAEILAETLGVSHAEMARITTENAFRLFSKMPKV